The following coding sequences lie in one Metopolophium dirhodum isolate CAU chromosome 5, ASM1992520v1, whole genome shotgun sequence genomic window:
- the LOC132945072 gene encoding uncharacterized protein LOC132945072, which produces MFDGSGGGRGGGGGSGSSSDGGGHMDVKVVYANPNGTLSILPDTAAGVSPWRPSSVSLAAAYLTLSSAAIASNVMVLTGIVTADRLRSPYAVLVSALCLQCAMDAAVGHCATTRELLTGGGGGGATMCRGVATVTAALSAVELVTFAALACLNTFVRADYAELPLPAAATLWAAPSMYTYVILTPTLLFTTRYFPSRGRCGFIANTTGWFYPSLLIVFSFMIPWSISFYFVFVSRPSTTTNSANVIVTPTQTKSQIDLVPSKLIFASYTILVTPSLISSSVYLYSNPNINPWAENEAPEDILDGYLSKLPILFDVFVPLVLIYYHKVFRKKCRELYLHGFRNSVSDGRQISIERLRRSRKNECLADDAPVLFLERSGMINVRFPSEDGFMMKVCDLNQKEDNNSNGRKEVRFSRKVSKAPNESGIYSTKEPRDEESSL; this is translated from the exons ATGTTcgacggcagcggcggcggcagaggcggcggcggcggcagcggcagCAGTAGCGATGGCGGCGGCCACATGGACGTCAAAGTGGTGTACGCCAACCCAAACGGGACGCTGTCCATACTGCCCGACACGGCGGCCGGTGTGTCGCCGTGGCGTCCGTCGTCCGTGTCGTTGGCCGCGGCGTACCTGACGCTGTCGTCCGCGGCCATCGCGTCCAACGTCATGGTGTTGACGGGCATCGTCACCGCGGACAGGCTGCGGTCGCCGTACGCGGTGCTCGTGTCCGCACTGTGCCTGCAGTGCGCCATGGACGCCGCGGTCGGCCACTGCGCCACCACCAGAGAACTGTTGactggcggcggcggcggcggggccACCATGTGCCGCGGCGTGGCCACCGTAACGGCCGCCCTGTCTGCCGTCGAGCTGGTCACGTTCGCCGCGCTCGCGTGTCTCAACACGTTCGTCCGGGCCGACTACGCCGAGCTGCCCCTGCCGGCCGCTGCCACTCTGTGGGCCGCCCCTTCCATGTACACGTACGTCATACTCACGCCCACGCTGCTGTTCACCACGCGATATTTCCCGTCAAG aGGTCGTTGCGGTTTCATTGCAAATACAACTGGATGGTTTTACCCATCTTTATTGATTGTTTTCAGTTTTATGATACCGTGgtcaatatcattttattttgtttttgtatccCGCCCTTCGACGACTACCAATTCGGCCAATGTCATAGTGACACCCACCCAAACAAAAAGCCAAATCGATCTTGTACCgtccaaattaatttttgcatcTTATACAATTCTTGTAACACCAAGTCTTATTTCATCCAGTGTTTATCTTTATAGCAACCCGAACATCAATCCTTGGGCCGAAAACGAAGCACCGGAAGACATCTTAGATGGCTACTTGTCAAAACTGCCAATTCTGTTTGACGTATTTGTTCCGTTGGTCCTAATATACTATCATAAAGtgttcagaaaaaaatgtaGGGAATTGTATTTACATGGGTTTAGGAATTCCGTCTCAGACGGCCGTCAAATCTCTATCGAAAGACTGAGACGATCTAGAAAGAACGAATGTTTAGCAGATGACGCACCCGTATTATTTCTTGAACGGTCTGGCATGATAAACGTTAGGTTTCCGAGCGAAGACGGTTTCATGATGAAGGTGTGTGATTTGAATCAAAAAGAAGACAATAATTCAAATGGCAGAAAAGAAGTTCGTTTTTCGAGAAAAGTGAGTAAAGCTCCTAATGAAAGCGGTATTTATAGTACAAAAGAACCTAGGGACGAAGAATCGAGCCTTTGA
- the LOC132945073 gene encoding uncharacterized protein LOC132945073 — protein MDVNTKILLTTVYVVLMALRSFGQYGNRYIQRGFAHEFDGFDQGKYTGHVLPYSQTNQGQGYNLGWNGYQGGNVFNPYQKLGYGYQNQGFGGGPGFADGAQLFGVQQPANFIGNQRFRV, from the exons atggacgTAAACAccaag attctGCTTACCACTGTCTATGTTGTTCTCATGGCGCTCAGATCATTCGGACAATATGGAAACAGATACATCCAGAGGGGTTTCGCTCACGAATTTGACGGATTCGATCAAGGAAAATACACGGGTCACGTCCTCCCGTATTCTCAAACCAATCAGGGCCAGGGTTACAATTTAGGGTGGAACGGGTACCAAGGAGGAAACGTTTTCAATCCGTATCAGAAGCTAGGATATGGATATCAAAACCAAGGATTCGGTGGAGGCCCAGGATTCGCAGACGGTGCACAACTATTCGGTGTCCAGCAACCAGCAAATTTTATTGGTAATCAAAGATTTAgggtatga
- the LOC132944839 gene encoding 52 kDa repressor of the inhibitor of the protein kinase-like, with product MDIELTIKQLNKRQTNRANPLSDQKLDAETYYKITVFIPYVDYFITELKKRFLAHSDIFKGRKLSRSNYVPKSALQALTECDASIFPNIFIIIKIVCTLPVSTTTPERMFSSLKRIKTYLRNTMSKDRLNGLTMLAVHKNVHIDTEEIINELAKKPRKLDLIL from the exons ATGGATATTGAGTTGACAATTAAACAGTTGAATAAAAGACAAACAAATAGAGCAAATCCATTGTCTGATCAAAAATTAGATGCAGAAACgtactataaaataactgtttttatACCATACGTTGATTATTTCATAACTGAATTGAAAAAGAGATTTTTAGCACACTCAGATATTTttaaag GGCGCAAATTAAGCAGATCTAATTATGTTCCGAAATCAGCTCTTCAAGCTCTAACTGAATGTGATGCCAGTATATttcctaatatatttataataatcaaaattgtatgtacattGCCTGTCTCTACCACCACACCTGAGCGGATGTTTTCTTCTCTTAAAAGAATAAAGACttatttaagaaataccatGTCTAAA GATCGATTGAATGGATTAACCATGTTAGCTGTCCACAAAAATGTACACATTGACACAGaggaaataattaatgaattagctaaaaaaccaagaaaattggatcttattttataa